Proteins encoded by one window of Synechococcus sp. WH 7805:
- a CDS encoding DUF1995 family protein, with translation MSAVLPADLLEAEKRTVSALESVLGGARRGRWLVTWRFEGLRVMGPALRLARTLREQGCPLLVAFPDAGAAALAKRDATDLADCCVDFMQLQRDPAWADRGELLLLVGAQPSDYETVEAICNLWKEPVVLVNGRLEDAGVGIGSVARSRRRGFLSTWTVAFHLEPLPQGALLMEREKEWDLFRCDPDGYRWIQRFEQRPEREQIDAAINPSADGLKQTLGAVDRLIDDLRG, from the coding sequence GTGAGCGCTGTCCTTCCCGCTGATCTTCTCGAGGCAGAGAAGCGCACGGTTTCAGCGTTGGAGTCTGTTCTCGGTGGGGCCCGGCGAGGACGATGGTTGGTGACCTGGCGATTCGAAGGTCTGAGAGTCATGGGTCCGGCACTGCGTTTGGCCAGAACGCTTCGGGAACAAGGCTGTCCTCTGCTCGTGGCTTTTCCCGATGCTGGCGCAGCGGCTCTAGCCAAACGAGACGCGACCGATCTCGCCGACTGTTGCGTTGATTTCATGCAGCTGCAGAGGGATCCTGCCTGGGCGGATCGAGGCGAACTGCTGTTGCTCGTTGGTGCCCAACCCAGCGATTATGAAACCGTTGAGGCGATCTGCAACCTCTGGAAAGAACCCGTGGTGCTCGTCAACGGACGGCTTGAAGATGCCGGCGTCGGCATCGGCAGTGTGGCTCGTTCCAGACGTCGCGGTTTTTTGTCCACCTGGACCGTCGCATTCCATCTGGAGCCGCTCCCTCAGGGCGCACTGCTGATGGAAAGAGAGAAGGAATGGGACCTTTTCCGCTGTGATCCCGATGGGTACCGATGGATTCAGCGGTTTGAACAACGACCTGAGCGTGAGCAGATCGACGCAGCAATCAACCCATCAGCGGATGGATTGAAACAGACATTGGGTGCTGTCGATCGGTTGATCGATGATTTGAGAGGTTGA
- a CDS encoding cysteine desulfurase family protein translates to MVRADSGPIYLDACATTPLRPGVQQRMLDVQNQAWGNPSSLHSFGIAAAEALERKRVEIGALLGADANDVLITSGATESIHLGIRGLASSFAPGRIVISAVEHPAVTAAAHALTPLGWQVATAPVDSEGILQLDRFEELLHPPTRLVSVIWGQSEVGTLQPLQTIGALCRRYGIPFHTDATQVISQALPDWNTLPVDLLSASAHKCGGPRGVGLLLIRRAWKQQLTALLTGGGQENNLRSGTESVVLVAGMAEALAQIQRCDVDGLPDSGDGIRRIRDELELQLCRTVGVATLGQPQQRLPHHLALMLRDRSGKPLSGRRMVRVLDQEGLAVSSGSACSSGRDTDSSVLSAMRMPKEMRRSGLRLSLGFWNSSNQIGSIVERFERAMQVCSE, encoded by the coding sequence ATGGTCAGAGCTGACTCGGGGCCCATTTACCTCGATGCTTGTGCCACGACACCTCTGCGTCCGGGTGTGCAGCAGAGGATGCTGGATGTACAGAACCAGGCCTGGGGCAATCCTTCCAGCCTGCACTCCTTTGGGATTGCCGCAGCGGAAGCCCTGGAACGCAAAAGGGTTGAGATCGGTGCACTGCTCGGCGCCGATGCCAATGACGTTCTGATCACATCAGGAGCCACTGAATCCATACATCTCGGAATCCGGGGCTTGGCGTCGTCCTTCGCGCCAGGACGGATCGTGATCTCCGCTGTTGAGCATCCAGCCGTCACGGCGGCCGCTCATGCACTCACCCCCTTGGGCTGGCAGGTGGCCACGGCCCCGGTGGATTCTGAGGGCATCCTGCAACTGGATCGATTTGAGGAGCTACTGCACCCACCCACGCGGTTGGTGTCCGTGATTTGGGGGCAGAGTGAGGTGGGCACGCTGCAACCTCTTCAGACGATCGGCGCTCTTTGCCGTCGATACGGAATTCCCTTCCACACGGATGCAACCCAGGTGATCAGCCAGGCCCTGCCCGACTGGAACACCCTGCCGGTGGATTTACTCAGCGCGTCTGCCCACAAATGCGGTGGGCCAAGAGGTGTTGGCCTGCTGCTGATTCGTCGAGCCTGGAAACAGCAACTCACCGCCCTGCTGACGGGCGGCGGGCAGGAGAACAACTTGCGCAGTGGAACTGAATCTGTCGTGTTGGTGGCGGGAATGGCTGAGGCGCTCGCGCAGATTCAACGATGTGACGTGGATGGCTTGCCTGACAGTGGCGATGGCATCCGGCGAATCAGGGATGAATTGGAGCTGCAGCTCTGCCGGACAGTTGGTGTCGCAACGCTCGGTCAACCTCAACAACGCCTGCCTCATCATCTCGCCTTGATGCTTCGCGATCGTTCAGGCAAGCCGCTTTCAGGACGACGCATGGTGCGAGTACTCGATCAAGAAGGGTTGGCCGTGAGCAGCGGCAGTGCTTGCTCTTCAGGACGAGACACCGACAGCAGCGTGCTCTCAGCAATGCGCATGCCAAAGGAGATGAGACGCTCAGGTCTGAGGCTCAGCCTCGGGTTCTGGAACAGCTCAAACCAGATCGGAAGCATTGTTGAACGTTTTGAACGAGCAATGCAGGTCTGTAGTGAATGA
- the dapF gene encoding diaminopimelate epimerase, with protein sequence MLQFSKYQGLGNDFILVEGRDGRLPESITSPNADWVRKVCDRRFGLGGDGLILALPPQGQGDLRMRIFNADGSEAEMCGNGIRCLARFLADSDGDLPGRSWRIETPAGQIIPELQQDGQIRVDMGAPFLKPEAVPTLLSPDENGLPRGEVTREGLTLSLAAVGMGNPHVVVPVDDLETIPFEALGAQLECDPIFPAKTNVHFLKVLSRQHLEIRVWERGAGPTLACGTGACATLVAAFLLGLSDSEATVVLPGGPLSISWPDQQGSVFMTGPAVAVFDGVMNPDLMPGGRSEEMAAELKPAVASTPPALDCANDCKEGCRQPKRCLREEAQAKVQAFLASTSLDSMINLAGESLEQRTLSRIQRDGQS encoded by the coding sequence ATGCTGCAGTTCAGCAAATACCAAGGTCTCGGCAACGACTTCATCTTGGTGGAGGGTCGGGATGGTCGGCTTCCTGAGAGCATCACCTCTCCCAATGCTGACTGGGTCCGTAAGGTCTGTGACCGTCGCTTTGGCCTCGGAGGCGATGGCTTGATCCTTGCCCTGCCCCCGCAGGGCCAAGGAGATCTGCGCATGCGGATTTTCAACGCCGATGGTTCGGAGGCTGAAATGTGCGGCAACGGAATCCGCTGCCTTGCCCGCTTCCTTGCCGATAGTGATGGTGATTTACCTGGACGGAGCTGGAGGATCGAAACACCAGCTGGTCAAATCATTCCCGAACTTCAACAGGACGGACAGATCCGCGTCGATATGGGCGCTCCCTTCTTGAAACCAGAGGCGGTTCCGACGCTTTTAAGCCCAGATGAAAACGGTCTGCCACGTGGCGAAGTCACCCGCGAAGGTCTCACCCTCTCCTTGGCCGCGGTGGGTATGGGCAACCCCCATGTGGTGGTTCCTGTGGACGATCTGGAGACGATCCCTTTTGAAGCACTCGGCGCCCAGCTGGAGTGTGATCCAATCTTTCCAGCTAAAACCAACGTTCACTTTCTCAAGGTTCTCAGTCGGCAGCATCTCGAGATTCGCGTCTGGGAACGGGGAGCGGGTCCAACACTGGCTTGCGGGACCGGTGCCTGCGCCACGCTGGTGGCTGCATTTCTGCTCGGGCTCAGCGACAGCGAGGCAACCGTCGTGCTTCCAGGCGGACCGCTGAGCATCAGCTGGCCTGATCAACAGGGGTCGGTTTTCATGACTGGTCCAGCAGTGGCCGTCTTCGATGGCGTGATGAATCCAGACCTGATGCCTGGGGGGCGTTCCGAAGAGATGGCTGCTGAACTGAAACCTGCAGTGGCTTCAACACCTCCAGCTCTGGACTGTGCCAATGACTGCAAGGAGGGTTGCAGGCAACCTAAACGTTGTCTGCGCGAGGAGGCTCAGGCGAAGGTTCAGGCGTTCCTGGCATCCACATCGCTGGACTCGATGATCAACCTGGCCGGAGAGTCCCTCGAACAACGCACTCTGTCCCGCATTCAGCGTGATGGTCAGAGCTGA
- the leuS gene encoding leucine--tRNA ligase, with product MTASKSSSATATASERPDRYDPIALEQRWQSQWQHDDLYATRSPEPGQNAFYALSMFPYPSGTLHMGHVRNYVITDVIARAQRMRGDAVLHPMGWDAFGLPAENAAIERQIDPGIWTDRNIEQMKAQLDRLGLSIDWSREQATCHADYYRWTQWLFLELLDQGLAYQKDATVNWDPVDQTVLANEQVDSEGRSWRSGALVEQKNLRQWFLRITHYADALLDDLDLLNGWPERVRTMQANWIGRSIGAEIDFRVSGHDDALITVFTTRADTLHGVSYVVLAPEHPLVDALTSDKQRESVAAFRDLVSELSADERTADDRPKRGVPIGATAVNPVNGESIPIWIADYVLAGYGTGAVMGVPAHDERDFLFARTYELPVKRVILAAGANEHLSDGEAWTGPGILLNSGRFDGQSSDDARQAITAHGHDLGWARPKRQFRLRDWLISRQRYWGCPIPVIHCDHCGAVPVPADQLPVTLPKDVDLQGKGGSPLASLESWVAVDCPTCGRPARRESDTMDTFMCSSWYFLRFADPHNMERPFDPDAVERWLPVQQYVGGIEHAILHLLYSRFFTKALRDRGLLNIREPFERLLTQGMVQGVTYRNPRTGRYVAPSEVSDESAPKDPLDGGDLEVLFEKMSKSKYNGVDPAAVIDRYGADTARMFILFKAPPEKDLEWDDADVEGQFRFLQRLWRLIESVRSDHQDQLLSEPTVVPEGSVLSEQESGIRRAVHTAIEAVSDDLRGEYQFNTAISELMKLSNALSGSLAEASRSVQAEAISALIRLLAPFAPHLAEEFWFSLGGQGSVHNQPWPVHDPAALRRDTVDLVIQVKGKVRGSISVPADCSKEKLEELALASEVAERWLEGKPPRRVIVVPGKLVNLVPS from the coding sequence GTGACGGCCTCCAAGTCCTCCTCCGCCACCGCGACGGCCTCTGAACGACCGGATCGGTACGATCCCATCGCGCTCGAGCAGCGCTGGCAGAGCCAGTGGCAACACGACGATCTCTATGCAACCCGTTCACCGGAGCCCGGTCAGAACGCGTTCTATGCCCTTTCGATGTTCCCCTATCCGTCGGGAACCCTGCACATGGGACATGTGCGCAATTACGTCATTACCGATGTGATTGCCCGGGCTCAACGCATGCGGGGCGATGCCGTTCTTCATCCCATGGGGTGGGATGCGTTCGGACTCCCCGCTGAGAATGCAGCGATTGAGCGTCAGATCGATCCAGGGATCTGGACCGATCGCAACATTGAACAGATGAAAGCTCAGCTCGATCGGTTAGGCCTGTCAATCGATTGGTCAAGGGAGCAAGCCACCTGTCATGCCGATTACTACCGGTGGACCCAGTGGCTGTTTTTGGAGCTGCTCGACCAGGGGTTGGCATACCAGAAAGATGCCACGGTCAATTGGGATCCTGTCGACCAAACCGTTCTCGCCAATGAGCAGGTTGACAGTGAGGGACGTTCCTGGCGTTCTGGCGCTCTTGTGGAGCAGAAAAATCTCAGGCAGTGGTTCCTGCGGATCACCCACTACGCCGACGCCTTGCTGGATGATCTTGACCTGCTGAATGGATGGCCCGAGAGGGTTCGCACAATGCAGGCCAACTGGATCGGTCGATCCATCGGAGCAGAGATTGATTTCCGTGTCAGCGGTCATGACGACGCGTTGATCACAGTCTTCACCACACGAGCCGACACGCTGCATGGCGTCAGCTATGTCGTGCTGGCTCCTGAGCATCCGCTGGTTGACGCTCTCACATCGGACAAACAGCGCGAGTCCGTCGCCGCTTTTAGAGATCTGGTAAGTGAGCTGAGTGCTGATGAACGCACGGCGGATGACCGTCCCAAGCGAGGTGTGCCCATCGGTGCCACAGCAGTGAACCCGGTCAACGGTGAATCAATCCCAATTTGGATCGCCGATTACGTTCTCGCCGGCTACGGCACCGGAGCCGTGATGGGTGTCCCAGCCCATGACGAACGCGATTTTCTGTTTGCACGCACCTACGAACTTCCGGTGAAACGGGTGATCCTGGCCGCCGGTGCCAACGAACATCTCAGTGATGGTGAGGCATGGACAGGACCGGGGATTCTGTTGAACAGCGGCCGCTTCGATGGCCAGTCAAGTGACGATGCCAGGCAGGCGATCACGGCTCACGGTCACGATCTGGGATGGGCCCGACCCAAACGCCAATTCAGGCTGAGGGACTGGCTGATATCGCGCCAGCGCTATTGGGGGTGTCCGATTCCGGTCATTCACTGCGACCACTGTGGCGCCGTACCCGTTCCAGCGGATCAGCTTCCGGTGACCTTGCCCAAGGATGTGGATCTGCAAGGCAAAGGGGGATCACCCCTGGCCTCCCTGGAATCCTGGGTGGCCGTGGATTGCCCGACATGCGGGCGACCCGCCCGACGGGAATCGGACACCATGGACACCTTCATGTGCTCATCGTGGTACTTCCTTCGTTTTGCCGATCCGCACAACATGGAGCGTCCTTTCGATCCTGATGCTGTGGAGCGTTGGCTGCCCGTGCAGCAATACGTCGGCGGTATCGAACACGCGATCCTCCATCTTCTCTATTCCCGTTTCTTCACCAAAGCGCTGCGTGATCGTGGCTTATTGAACATCCGCGAACCCTTTGAGCGACTGCTCACGCAGGGGATGGTCCAAGGTGTGACCTACCGCAATCCCCGCACGGGTCGGTATGTGGCGCCCTCGGAAGTGAGTGACGAGAGCGCACCCAAAGACCCGTTGGACGGCGGCGATCTGGAGGTGCTGTTCGAGAAGATGTCGAAGTCGAAATACAACGGTGTAGATCCCGCCGCCGTCATCGACCGCTATGGCGCAGACACGGCTCGGATGTTCATTCTGTTCAAGGCACCCCCTGAAAAAGATCTGGAATGGGATGATGCAGACGTTGAAGGGCAGTTCCGTTTCCTGCAACGGCTCTGGCGCCTGATCGAGAGCGTGCGCTCAGATCACCAGGATCAGCTTCTCAGCGAGCCTACCGTTGTACCTGAAGGTTCTGTCCTGTCCGAACAGGAGTCTGGGATCCGCCGAGCAGTGCACACCGCGATCGAAGCCGTGAGTGACGACCTGAGGGGGGAGTACCAATTCAATACGGCGATTTCGGAGTTGATGAAACTCTCCAATGCCCTTTCAGGATCGCTCGCTGAAGCATCAAGGAGTGTTCAGGCTGAAGCGATCTCAGCGCTGATCCGCCTTCTCGCTCCGTTTGCCCCCCACTTGGCTGAGGAATTCTGGTTCAGCCTCGGCGGACAGGGCAGCGTTCATAACCAACCATGGCCGGTGCATGACCCCGCTGCATTAAGACGAGACACCGTGGATCTTGTGATCCAGGTGAAAGGCAAGGTGCGCGGATCAATCAGCGTTCCGGCTGACTGCAGCAAAGAGAAACTGGAGGAATTGGCTTTGGCCAGTGAAGTGGCGGAGCGATGGTTGGAGGGCAAGCCACCCCGGCGCGTGATCGTGGTGCCGGGGAAGCTTGTCAATCTGGTGCCGTCCTGA
- a CDS encoding glucose-6-phosphate isomerase — protein sequence MSFPDFSATDTQIQWQRFCDLLWYHDDLGIWLDVSRMHLNSAALDELTPPLEKAFDAMKKLEGGAIANVDENRQVGHYWLRDPRLSPDPEVSQHIASEVNDIEQFGKAVISGEIKSPTGQPFTDILWIGIGGSGLGPLLMVRALQDNGQGLPFHFFDNVDPNGMSRVLGELGNNLLTTLVVTVSKSGGTPEPHLGMEQARHRLESLGGQWAAQAVAITMSQSLLDQQASKEKWLKRFDMFDWVGGRTSITSAVGLLPGALIGTDIRDFLAGAAQMDEATRLADVRRNPAALMAAAWYFAGEGKGKRDMVVLPYRDRLEVFSRYLQQLVMESLGKRLDRSGAIAHQGIAVYGNKGSTDQHAYVQQLRDGVDNFFVTFIEVLRDVEDIPEIKGERPGDFLDGFVQGTRSALTEGGRQSLSISMRTFDARRLGALIALFERAVGFYGELVNINAYHQPGVEAGKKAAAAILKLQKQVEDVLSDGTSRSVLEIQQAIGEGSDEAIFWILRHLTGNNRGYQAQGTWDSPASLRFVKG from the coding sequence ATGAGCTTCCCGGATTTCAGCGCCACTGATACACAGATTCAATGGCAACGCTTCTGCGATCTCCTCTGGTACCACGACGATCTCGGGATTTGGCTGGATGTCAGCCGCATGCATCTCAACTCCGCAGCATTGGACGAGCTCACTCCCCCGCTGGAGAAGGCCTTCGATGCGATGAAGAAGCTCGAGGGTGGAGCCATCGCCAATGTTGATGAAAACCGCCAAGTAGGCCACTACTGGCTTCGCGATCCTCGATTGTCACCCGATCCAGAGGTCAGCCAGCACATTGCCTCAGAGGTCAACGATATTGAGCAGTTCGGCAAGGCTGTCATCAGTGGCGAGATCAAGTCGCCCACTGGTCAACCCTTCACCGACATTCTCTGGATTGGCATCGGTGGTAGCGGTCTTGGCCCCCTGCTGATGGTCCGTGCCTTGCAGGACAACGGACAAGGGCTGCCATTTCACTTTTTCGACAATGTCGATCCGAACGGCATGAGCCGGGTGCTCGGCGAACTGGGAAATAACCTGCTCACGACACTTGTGGTCACCGTCAGCAAGTCTGGCGGAACGCCCGAACCCCATCTGGGGATGGAACAAGCGCGACACCGTTTGGAGTCGCTAGGGGGCCAATGGGCGGCTCAGGCTGTAGCGATCACAATGTCTCAAAGCCTTCTTGATCAACAGGCTTCGAAAGAGAAGTGGCTCAAACGCTTTGACATGTTCGACTGGGTTGGTGGGCGTACAAGCATCACCAGCGCCGTCGGTCTTTTGCCAGGTGCGCTGATCGGCACCGACATCCGAGATTTTCTGGCCGGAGCTGCTCAGATGGATGAGGCCACCCGCCTCGCCGATGTACGTCGCAACCCTGCGGCTCTGATGGCAGCTGCTTGGTACTTCGCAGGTGAAGGGAAGGGCAAGCGCGACATGGTGGTGCTGCCTTACCGCGACCGTCTGGAAGTCTTCAGCCGCTATCTGCAGCAGTTGGTGATGGAGTCCCTGGGTAAGCGCCTTGATCGCAGTGGAGCCATTGCGCACCAGGGCATCGCTGTGTATGGAAACAAAGGTTCTACAGATCAGCATGCCTATGTTCAGCAGCTTCGCGATGGCGTCGATAACTTCTTCGTCACCTTCATCGAAGTTCTGCGTGATGTTGAAGACATCCCTGAAATCAAGGGTGAGCGTCCTGGTGACTTCCTTGATGGTTTTGTCCAGGGAACACGTTCTGCCCTCACCGAAGGCGGGCGTCAAAGTTTGAGCATCAGCATGCGGACATTCGATGCCCGCAGACTCGGGGCGCTCATCGCCCTGTTCGAACGTGCTGTTGGCTTCTACGGCGAGCTTGTCAACATCAATGCGTATCACCAGCCAGGAGTTGAGGCAGGGAAGAAAGCAGCCGCTGCGATTCTGAAACTTCAGAAACAAGTGGAGGACGTGCTCAGTGATGGAACATCCCGTTCCGTTCTGGAGATTCAGCAGGCGATCGGGGAGGGATCCGATGAAGCGATCTTCTGGATCCTGCGTCATTTGACTGGAAACAACCGTGGATACCAGGCTCAGGGAACTTGGGACAGCCCGGCATCTCTGCGCTTCGTTAAGGGATAA
- a CDS encoding N-acetylmuramoyl-L-alanine amidase: protein MVRLSLRKNLAAVLKRLHRPGVGIVLVSTATLLVVVALVGVTAEKDRGARRPSLLDLLNEVGKDKDSGRTIKGEPPVPPKALAWASPLARQCSGIDPNVRERLLKRKLSLAEERKNIPADPSNFGSRYRRNPWGQPLNPDPRVVVLHETVYSLGSAINTFLTPHPRDEDQVSYHTLIGLDGSIVDLVDPLQRAFGAGYSSFLGEWAVTNAKFQGSVNNFALHLSLETPNDGHDNDRRHSGYTQAQYDAMALVLDEWMERFGFQPAAITTHQHVDLGGERGDPRSFSWSDLQIRLAALGKLCT, encoded by the coding sequence ATGGTTCGCCTTTCTCTGAGAAAGAACCTGGCAGCCGTGTTGAAGCGGTTGCATCGTCCCGGTGTGGGGATCGTCCTGGTCAGTACGGCCACACTGCTTGTGGTCGTGGCTCTGGTTGGTGTCACAGCGGAAAAAGACAGAGGAGCGAGGCGCCCTTCTCTGCTTGACCTTCTCAATGAGGTTGGCAAGGACAAGGATTCCGGCCGAACCATCAAGGGTGAGCCACCCGTTCCTCCGAAGGCTCTGGCCTGGGCCTCTCCATTGGCCCGCCAGTGTTCCGGAATTGATCCAAACGTGAGAGAGCGTTTGCTGAAACGCAAGCTCTCTCTTGCTGAAGAGCGGAAGAACATCCCCGCCGATCCGAGCAACTTCGGAAGCCGCTATCGACGCAATCCATGGGGGCAACCACTCAACCCCGATCCGAGGGTGGTGGTGTTGCATGAAACTGTTTATTCACTTGGGTCCGCCATTAACACGTTCCTGACGCCCCATCCCCGTGATGAGGATCAGGTCAGCTATCACACCTTGATTGGTTTAGATGGCTCAATTGTGGATCTCGTTGATCCCCTTCAGCGGGCCTTCGGTGCTGGTTACTCGTCGTTCCTTGGCGAATGGGCTGTCACCAATGCAAAATTCCAAGGTTCAGTGAATAACTTCGCGCTTCATTTGAGTCTGGAAACACCCAACGATGGTCATGATAATGATAGACGTCACAGTGGTTATACCCAGGCGCAATATGACGCCATGGCTCTTGTTCTCGACGAATGGATGGAACGCTTTGGGTTTCAGCCCGCAGCCATCACCACGCATCAGCATGTGGACCTTGGCGGAGAGCGTGGGGACCCACGTAGTTTCTCCTGGAGTGACCTTCAAATTCGATTGGCAGCTCTTGGAAAGCTTTGCACTTAA
- a CDS encoding M61 family metallopeptidase produces MAGVNIQLDLTNPATQTFDVALHWTPQLSLQTLSLPVWTPGSYTVRDPSQHLHSLSAIQGDRVLHLEQRSPERWEFTCHPGEPLCIRYRLEARQLTVRTNHLDPDFASLSLPAVVMLVEGERWNEHRLQVSVPEHWSVAVPLPQDSIGSVFLAKDFDQLVDAPVHAGTFHPERLSVRGHDHQLILIGSPPFGWPSGFKHDLEAVCTAVCDLVDSEPPADQEYQIVIQSLEQGYGGLEHDNSSVMQFPWPTLQEPGGYRKLLQLVGHEYLHQWNVRRLRPSEFIPYRYDRPIISDGLWFAEGVTSYFDLALPLLAGLSSRLDLLKDLGADLSHVLLNPGYAIQSLADSSREAWVRLYKQTPANAHSQISYYRLGTALAFCLDVHLRQSQHSLAKVLRCLWKRFGVHGRGYRRTDLINCLSEYSKDLETLLPVWLDGHSALPIEASLQMIGLSLNPVRDQTPSAGWLIRERQGRVWIDRTEVDGPAQRGGLVAGDELIALRDWRCSSVQRCSELLHGNSTLKVTYSRRGLLRTTELSLDDPGVDRHELAWDPGASLAARSLRDQWFAFL; encoded by the coding sequence ATGGCAGGCGTCAACATCCAACTGGATCTCACCAATCCGGCCACTCAGACGTTCGATGTTGCGTTGCATTGGACGCCACAACTGTCCTTGCAGACCCTGTCGCTCCCTGTCTGGACGCCAGGCTCTTACACAGTTCGTGATCCTTCCCAACACCTCCACAGCCTCTCAGCAATCCAGGGGGATCGAGTTCTGCATTTGGAACAGCGTTCACCAGAACGCTGGGAATTCACGTGTCATCCAGGCGAGCCGTTGTGCATTCGCTACCGGCTTGAGGCCAGGCAGCTCACGGTGCGCACCAATCACTTAGACCCCGATTTCGCGTCTCTCAGTCTCCCCGCTGTGGTGATGTTGGTTGAAGGTGAACGTTGGAATGAACATCGCCTTCAGGTGTCAGTACCAGAGCATTGGTCTGTGGCGGTTCCGCTGCCGCAGGATTCGATCGGCTCGGTGTTTTTGGCCAAGGATTTTGATCAGCTTGTGGATGCTCCGGTTCATGCCGGCACCTTTCATCCCGAGAGGCTCAGCGTTCGCGGGCACGATCATCAACTGATCCTGATCGGATCCCCGCCATTCGGCTGGCCGTCTGGGTTCAAGCACGATCTCGAGGCTGTTTGCACGGCCGTCTGCGATCTCGTTGATTCAGAACCGCCGGCTGATCAGGAGTATCAGATCGTGATCCAGTCTTTGGAACAAGGTTATGGAGGCCTAGAACATGACAATTCCTCTGTGATGCAGTTTCCCTGGCCGACCCTTCAGGAGCCAGGCGGTTATCGCAAGCTTCTTCAACTTGTCGGCCATGAATATCTGCACCAGTGGAATGTGCGCAGACTCCGTCCCAGCGAGTTCATTCCTTATCGCTACGACAGGCCCATCATCAGTGATGGCCTCTGGTTCGCAGAAGGAGTCACGAGTTACTTCGATCTTGCCCTTCCACTGCTTGCTGGACTCTCCTCTCGCCTTGATCTTCTCAAGGACTTAGGCGCCGATCTCTCCCATGTGCTGCTGAATCCTGGTTACGCCATTCAATCGCTCGCCGACAGTTCCAGGGAAGCGTGGGTGAGGCTCTACAAGCAGACACCAGCGAATGCTCACAGTCAGATCAGTTACTACCGACTGGGAACAGCGTTGGCCTTTTGCCTTGATGTTCATCTGCGTCAATCGCAGCACTCACTTGCAAAGGTGTTGCGATGTCTCTGGAAGCGCTTCGGTGTCCATGGACGGGGTTACCGACGCACTGATCTAATCAACTGTTTGAGCGAGTATTCCAAGGATCTTGAGACACTGCTGCCGGTTTGGCTGGATGGTCACTCGGCACTGCCGATCGAGGCGAGCCTCCAGATGATTGGCTTATCACTCAATCCTGTGCGTGACCAAACACCCTCAGCTGGCTGGCTGATTCGTGAACGTCAGGGGCGTGTCTGGATTGATCGCACCGAAGTCGATGGTCCGGCTCAAAGGGGAGGGTTGGTGGCGGGAGATGAACTGATCGCACTGCGTGACTGGCGATGCAGCTCGGTTCAACGCTGTTCAGAGCTTTTGCATGGCAACTCAACCCTCAAGGTGACCTACAGCCGTAGGGGTCTCCTCAGAACCACGGAACTCTCACTCGACGATCCAGGGGTGGACCGACATGAACTGGCCTGGGATCCTGGTGCATCACTGGCTGCACGTTCTCTCCGCGATCAATGGTTCGCCTTTCTCTGA
- a CDS encoding DUF1257 domain-containing protein has product MSHLSILPTLINDLDLLASALRAEGFDVELEGQICSFGTPHNMALAATHSMGLALGWTWNRNHDSLDVVVDLGSPLPAVSAERILSLVLRRYALQQALRNADHQNLAVASVDEQIRFLTPASVRS; this is encoded by the coding sequence ATGTCCCATCTCTCCATCCTGCCCACACTGATCAACGATCTCGATCTGCTGGCCTCAGCATTGCGTGCTGAAGGTTTCGACGTGGAGCTCGAAGGACAGATCTGTTCGTTCGGAACGCCCCACAACATGGCTCTTGCGGCCACGCATTCCATGGGATTGGCCCTTGGCTGGACCTGGAACCGAAATCACGACTCCCTCGATGTTGTGGTGGATCTCGGCAGCCCGTTGCCGGCCGTTTCTGCGGAGCGGATCCTGAGCCTGGTTCTGCGTCGCTATGCCTTGCAGCAGGCGCTACGTAATGCCGACCATCAGAACCTTGCCGTGGCCAGTGTTGATGAACAGATCAGGTTCCTAACGCCAGCATCCGTCAGGAGCTGA